One region of Verrucomicrobiia bacterium genomic DNA includes:
- a CDS encoding prepilin-type N-terminal cleavage/methylation domain-containing protein, protein MNRLRSIAVPGKGFGPATRLGSIPASGPGETSGPGFTLIELLVVIAIIAILAAMLLPGLARARSKADSIACRSNLHQIMIGMSMYVQEDHAYPGYDMPWMTQIKPYVSVSWPANNYTNSGPGDGVWTGPRQSVYACPGYNRVQGIFLSTPNSYNTSRMAWIGSYGYNYGGAAGPGLGGSVFQNPPTGVIYKPLPETAVRNPSDMIALGDAVLWPVPLNASASDYNEPPRGSFILSEAFDPGFDREVRGMPANDPAVIAIAKRHEGRWNIGFCDGHVENLRASDLFDLRNSLVARRWNNDHQPHNQGWAPFP, encoded by the coding sequence ATGAACCGGCTCCGGTCAATCGCTGTGCCCGGAAAAGGCTTCGGACCCGCCACGAGGTTAGGCTCCATTCCCGCATCTGGCCCAGGCGAAACCAGCGGCCCGGGATTTACGTTGATCGAGCTGCTGGTGGTCATTGCCATCATCGCCATTCTGGCGGCGATGCTGTTGCCGGGGCTGGCGCGGGCTCGGTCAAAGGCAGACTCCATCGCCTGCCGGAGCAATTTGCATCAAATCATGATCGGCATGAGCATGTATGTGCAGGAGGACCATGCTTACCCGGGGTACGACATGCCATGGATGACCCAAATCAAGCCTTACGTGAGCGTCTCATGGCCTGCAAACAACTACACTAATTCAGGTCCTGGAGATGGGGTCTGGACAGGCCCTCGACAGAGCGTCTATGCATGCCCTGGTTACAATCGCGTTCAAGGCATATTCTTAAGCACTCCTAATTCTTACAACACGTCGCGCATGGCGTGGATTGGAAGCTATGGGTACAATTATGGCGGAGCAGCCGGGCCCGGTTTAGGTGGTTCTGTTTTTCAGAATCCTCCAACAGGTGTGATCTATAAACCCCTTCCAGAAACAGCCGTAAGAAATCCCAGCGATATGATTGCGCTTGGCGATGCTGTTCTGTGGCCTGTCCCCCTTAATGCCAGCGCGTCTGATTACAACGAGCCGCCCAGGGGCAGTTTCATTCTGAGTGAAGCTTTCGATCCCGGTTTTGATCGCGAGGTCCGGGGTATGCCTGCAAATGATCCGGCTGTGATTGCAATCGCAAAGCGTCATGAAGGCCGATGGAACATAGGCTTTTGCGACGGGCACGTTGAGAACCTGCGAGCCAGCGATTTATTCGATCTGAGGAATTCGTTGGTCGCCAGGCGCTGGAACAACGACCATCAACCCCATAACCAGGGATGGGCTCCCTTTCCGTAG
- a CDS encoding DUF190 domain-containing protein yields the protein MNLPQDAMLLRIFIGESDRWHHKPLYEAIVLKAREMRLAGATVLRGPMGFGKSSRLHTAKILRLSFDLPLVIEIVDAEENLRLFLPCLDEMMKGGLVTLEKVKVIHYRAGQEPAATTQV from the coding sequence ATGAACCTGCCCCAGGATGCGATGTTGTTGCGGATTTTTATCGGCGAGAGCGACCGCTGGCATCACAAGCCGCTCTACGAGGCCATCGTTCTCAAGGCGCGCGAAATGCGCCTGGCCGGCGCCACCGTCCTGCGCGGGCCGATGGGCTTTGGCAAATCCAGCCGCCTCCACACCGCCAAAATCCTGCGCCTTTCCTTTGACCTCCCCCTGGTCATTGAAATTGTCGATGCCGAAGAGAACCTGCGCCTGTTCCTCCCCTGCCTCGATGAGATGATGAAGGGCGGGCTGGTTACTTTGGAAAAGGTCAAGGTGATTCATTATCGCGCCGGACAGGAGCCCGCCGCCACAACCCAAGTTTGA
- the crcB gene encoding fluoride efflux transporter CrcB, producing MLVYLWLALGGALGTMARYGLNGLISHRFGQTFPVGTLVINVTGSFAIGLFAELTAPESRALVSPAFRTFFMVGVCGGFTTFSSFSLQTFNLAQDKEWLYASLNILLSVALCLFAVWLGHVIALRIHPMKGS from the coding sequence ATGCTTGTGTATCTATGGCTGGCTCTGGGCGGGGCCCTGGGCACAATGGCCCGCTACGGCCTCAACGGGCTCATCTCGCACCGCTTTGGCCAGACCTTCCCCGTCGGCACCCTGGTGATTAATGTCACCGGCTCGTTCGCCATCGGCCTGTTCGCTGAACTCACCGCGCCAGAAAGCCGCGCGCTGGTCTCGCCGGCCTTTCGAACTTTCTTCATGGTTGGGGTCTGCGGCGGGTTCACCACCTTTTCTTCGTTCAGCCTGCAAACCTTCAACCTGGCTCAGGACAAAGAATGGCTCTATGCTTCCCTGAACATTCTGCTGAGCGTGGCGCTGTGCCTATTCGCGGTTTGGCTGGGGCACGTCATCGCCCTGAGAATTCACCCAATGAAAGGCTCATAA
- a CDS encoding glycerol-3-phosphate dehydrogenase C-terminal domain-containing protein has product WAAREEMARTLDDVLARRTRALFLNARAAIAMAPAVARLMASELGQDEPWQRLQIETFNKIAEGFLPPCPQKGTGGNGENGDF; this is encoded by the coding sequence GTGGGCGGCGCGCGAGGAAATGGCCCGCACCCTCGACGATGTGCTGGCGCGACGCACCCGCGCATTATTCCTGAATGCCCGGGCGGCAATCGCAATGGCCCCAGCCGTGGCGCGGCTCATGGCGTCCGAGTTGGGCCAGGACGAGCCGTGGCAGCGCCTGCAAATCGAGACGTTCAACAAAATCGCCGAGGGATTTTTACCCCCCTGTCCCCAGAAAGGAACAGGAGGAAACGGAGAGAACGGAGATTTTTGA
- a CDS encoding MIP/aquaporin family protein, which translates to MNAYLAEFIGTALLVTFGNGVVANVVLARTNGNNSGWIVITAGWAFAVFIGVFCAQSFSGAHLNPAVTLAMAAAGKFAWGKVAGYMAAQLLGAIVGGAWVYFFYREHFKLTEDANAKLACFCTRPNIRNVPQAFFCELSGTFLLVFPVFLMTDAKLKLPFFGAGSEVTIGLGTLGALPVGLLVFAIGLSLGGVTGYAINPARDLGPRLAHAFLPVPGKRDNDWGYAWVPVLAPLLGGLLAAWANRLLL; encoded by the coding sequence ATGAATGCATACCTCGCGGAATTCATCGGCACCGCCCTGCTGGTCACCTTCGGCAACGGGGTTGTGGCCAACGTCGTGCTGGCGCGCACCAACGGGAATAACTCGGGCTGGATTGTCATCACCGCCGGGTGGGCGTTCGCGGTTTTCATTGGGGTGTTTTGCGCGCAGTCCTTCAGCGGCGCGCATCTAAACCCCGCTGTCACCCTGGCGATGGCGGCGGCGGGGAAATTCGCATGGGGCAAGGTGGCCGGCTACATGGCGGCGCAATTGCTGGGGGCAATCGTGGGCGGGGCCTGGGTCTATTTCTTCTACCGCGAGCATTTCAAGCTGACCGAAGACGCCAACGCAAAGCTGGCGTGCTTTTGCACCCGGCCAAACATACGCAATGTGCCGCAGGCCTTTTTCTGCGAGTTGAGCGGGACCTTTCTCCTTGTCTTCCCTGTGTTCCTGATGACCGACGCCAAGCTCAAGCTGCCCTTTTTCGGCGCGGGAAGCGAAGTGACCATTGGCTTGGGGACCCTAGGCGCCCTGCCGGTTGGCCTGCTGGTTTTCGCCATCGGCCTGTCCCTGGGCGGAGTGACTGGCTATGCGATCAATCCGGCTCGTGACCTCGGGCCGCGCCTGGCGCACGCGTTTCTGCCTGTCCCAGGCAAACGGGACAACGACTGGGGCTACGCGTGGGTGCCGGTGCTTGCGCCGCTATTAGGCGGATTGCTGGCTGCGTGGGCCAATCGCCTGCTGTTATGA
- a CDS encoding AAA-like domain-containing protein has translation MANGAGILNNSPTAVGAEFYVTGGTLRPDAPSYIERQADQNLCQGLLAGEFCYVLTSRQMGKSSLMVRAVKRLQQEGAAVAVLDLTAIGQNLTLEQWYDGLLSRLGRQLGLEDELLAFAEAHPASSPLQRWIMAIETVALPRVAAKLVIFIDEIDIVRSLPFSSDEFFAAIRECYNRRSRDSAFARLGFGLLGVATPTDLIRDTRMTPFNIGRRIELNDFTPQEAAPLARGLGTDPRLGEELLERVMHWTGGHPYLTQRLCRSLAEVLSTPRFEPASGTVAPPLLPRPRTVDLLAHHLFLSRQARDRDDNLIFVRERILRSEGDVAGLLYLYRKVHEGQRVPDDETNPKVSILRLSGVTRGVNGYLQVRNRVYRQVFDPFWVQTNMPEAEVRRQRRATRRGMLVGFAAAVVLLLAYLFFGPVFAGYRDNRLAQRTARELQAAYRNIQDYQDNFEDTFNIGLGGTTVPVKGSGSLVFQAPDKLNLALRSEFNSPESEIRLVSDGRRRWAYAPRLNQYEVLTPITNGLPFDVPPPLRTAVGPVRLLPLYRLLLAPPGGDDFLLQTRNLRIGPRSDWQGQPVRLLYWEQLPGQLLERAGITNIAASRTLIPVTAWVNRTNHLIVQLRMDLSAWSKELFGDASAVPVTSVILTEAHTAIRAPTQPASSGRFHFTPRVEDHQVSQLAIPSPDLTALASARRLFARLIPPRLAEAQRNLIDLTGYYNAALVQTWHSGPGMMSSNSLDILPSGLLQLGGVVFDVRGIVQLSGRELERVRSQYPQQITGMKIDQTCHRLHFLHACGWQEREHVQVGSYVLHYADARQQSIPIVYGEDVRDWNSTLDPSTQLKNSSVVWSATNSAGLYVRLFKTTWVNPTPDNPIATLDYVSTMSEAAPFLIAITAEE, from the coding sequence ACAACTCGCCCACTGCAGTTGGCGCCGAGTTCTATGTGACCGGCGGCACCCTGCGGCCTGACGCGCCTTCGTACATCGAGCGCCAGGCCGACCAGAACCTGTGCCAGGGCTTGCTTGCCGGCGAATTCTGCTACGTCCTGACCTCGCGCCAGATGGGCAAATCTTCATTGATGGTGCGCGCCGTCAAACGCCTGCAACAAGAGGGAGCGGCTGTGGCGGTGCTGGACCTCACGGCCATCGGCCAGAATCTCACTCTCGAGCAGTGGTATGACGGGCTGCTCTCACGCCTGGGCCGGCAATTGGGGCTTGAAGATGAACTGCTGGCTTTCGCAGAGGCCCATCCAGCATCGAGCCCGCTGCAGCGTTGGATCATGGCCATCGAAACTGTCGCCCTCCCACGCGTTGCCGCAAAGCTCGTGATCTTCATCGACGAAATCGACATCGTGCGCAGCCTGCCCTTTTCTTCCGACGAATTCTTCGCTGCCATCCGCGAGTGTTACAACCGCCGTTCACGCGACTCGGCTTTCGCGCGCCTGGGCTTCGGGTTGCTGGGCGTGGCCACGCCCACAGACCTCATTCGCGATACGCGCATGACCCCTTTCAATATAGGGCGCCGCATCGAGCTCAACGATTTCACCCCGCAAGAAGCCGCTCCCCTGGCGCGCGGGTTGGGAACCGATCCCCGCCTCGGAGAGGAATTACTCGAACGGGTGATGCACTGGACCGGAGGCCATCCGTATCTCACCCAGCGCCTTTGCCGGTCCTTGGCGGAGGTTCTCTCCACACCCAGGTTCGAACCGGCTTCCGGCACGGTTGCTCCGCCGCTCCTTCCACGGCCCCGCACGGTGGACCTCCTGGCCCATCATCTGTTCCTCTCCCGCCAGGCCCGCGACCGCGACGATAATCTGATCTTTGTCCGCGAACGCATCCTGCGCAGCGAAGGGGATGTGGCGGGCCTGCTCTATTTATACCGCAAGGTCCACGAAGGCCAGCGGGTCCCCGATGACGAGACCAATCCGAAGGTGAGCATTTTACGCCTCTCGGGCGTGACCCGCGGGGTCAATGGTTATTTGCAGGTCCGTAACCGGGTTTATCGCCAGGTCTTCGACCCGTTTTGGGTCCAGACCAATATGCCCGAGGCCGAGGTGCGCCGCCAGCGCAGGGCCACACGCAGGGGCATGCTCGTGGGCTTCGCCGCCGCCGTCGTTCTGTTGCTGGCCTATCTGTTCTTTGGGCCTGTATTTGCCGGCTATCGCGATAATCGCCTGGCCCAGCGCACCGCGCGCGAATTGCAAGCGGCTTACCGCAATATCCAGGATTACCAGGACAATTTCGAAGATACCTTCAACATCGGGCTCGGGGGCACAACGGTGCCCGTCAAAGGTTCCGGTTCGCTCGTGTTCCAAGCGCCCGACAAATTGAACCTCGCGCTGCGCAGCGAATTCAACTCGCCTGAGTCTGAAATCCGGCTGGTGAGCGATGGCCGCCGGCGCTGGGCTTATGCCCCCAGGCTCAATCAATACGAGGTTTTGACTCCCATCACCAATGGCCTGCCATTCGACGTGCCCCCTCCTCTCAGGACCGCCGTTGGCCCGGTCCGCCTCCTCCCTCTTTACCGCTTGCTCCTGGCCCCGCCTGGCGGAGATGACTTCTTGCTTCAGACCCGCAACCTTCGCATCGGCCCGCGTTCGGACTGGCAAGGCCAGCCCGTGCGCCTTTTATACTGGGAGCAACTCCCGGGACAGCTTTTGGAACGCGCAGGCATCACGAACATCGCCGCAAGCCGAACGTTGATTCCCGTCACGGCCTGGGTCAACCGGACCAATCATCTGATCGTCCAGCTCCGAATGGACCTGTCGGCCTGGTCGAAGGAATTATTCGGGGATGCCTCGGCAGTCCCCGTCACCAGCGTCATCCTAACCGAGGCGCATACTGCCATACGCGCCCCAACCCAGCCGGCTTCGAGCGGACGCTTCCATTTTACGCCCCGCGTTGAAGACCACCAGGTCTCGCAGCTCGCCATTCCTTCCCCGGACCTGACGGCGCTGGCTTCGGCCAGGCGCCTGTTTGCCAGGCTGATTCCGCCCCGTTTAGCCGAAGCTCAGCGCAACCTGATCGATCTGACCGGCTATTACAACGCTGCCCTGGTCCAAACGTGGCATTCCGGCCCGGGCATGATGAGCAGCAACAGCCTCGACATCCTTCCCAGCGGCCTGTTGCAGTTGGGTGGAGTGGTTTTTGATGTGCGCGGCATCGTCCAGCTTTCCGGACGCGAGTTGGAGCGGGTCCGGTCCCAGTACCCGCAGCAAATTACCGGCATGAAAATCGATCAAACCTGCCACCGGCTCCATTTCCTTCATGCCTGCGGCTGGCAGGAGCGCGAGCATGTCCAGGTCGGCAGTTACGTCCTCCACTACGCCGACGCCCGCCAGCAATCCATCCCGATTGTTTATGGCGAAGATGTCCGCGATTGGAACTCGACTTTGGACCCATCGACGCAACTCAAAAACAGTTCGGTTGTGTGGAGCGCTACCAACAGCGCCGGCTTGTACGTCCGGCTCTTTAAGACCACCTGGGTCAATCCCACCCCCGACAACCCCATCGCTACCCTGGACTATGTCTCGACCATGAGCGAGGCTGCGCCGTTCTTGATTGCCATCACGGCTGAGGAGTAG